In the genome of Telluria mixta, the window ATGGCCGCCCTCCGTGTTTTCCCAGTACAGCACGTCGTGCCCCTGCTCGCGCATCCGCGCCGCCATCTTGCGCGCATGACCCGGGTGGACGCGGTCGTCGCGGGTGGACGTCGTGAACAGTACGCGCGGGTAGCGCTTGTCGGGTGATACGTTCTGGTAAGGCGAGTAGCGGGCGATGTAGTCCCACTCGTCGGGATCGTCCGGGTCGCCATACTCGCCGATCCACGACGCGCCGGCCAGCAGCTCGTGATAGCGGCGCATGTCCAGCAGCGGCACCTGGCAGGCGACGGCGCCGAACAGGTCCGGGCGCTGCGTCAATGCCGCGCCCACGAGCAGCCCGCCGTTGCTGCCGCCCATGATGCCGAGATGGGGCGGGGTCGTGATGCCGCGGCGGATGACGTCTTCGGCGACCGCGAGAAAATCGTCGAACGCCTTTTGCCGGTTTTCCTTCAGCGCCGCCTGGTGCCAGCGCGGCCCGAACTCGCCGCCGCCGCGGATGTTCGCCAGCACATACACGCCGCCCTGCGCGAGCCACGCCTCGCCCGTGGTGCCGCTGTAGAACGGCGTCAGCGACACTTCGAAGCCGCCGTAGCCGTACAACAGGGTCGGATGCGTGCCGTCCAGCGGCGCGTCCTTGCGCATCACGACGAAATACGGGACGTGCGTGCCGTCCGGCGACTGTGCCGTGAACTGGCTGACGGCATAGGGTGCCGCATCGAAGAACGCCGGCATCGACTTCAGCAGCTCGCGGCCGTCGCTCCCGGCCTCCATCAGATACAGGCTGCTCGGCGTGAGGAAGTCGGTCACGGTGAGAAAAACCTGGTCCGAGTCGTATTCGTCGACGGCGGAGACGTGCAGCGCCCCCATGCCCGGCGCCTCCACGTCGCGGCGCTGCCAGCGGCCGTCCACCTGCCGCCATTCCACGATCCGGTTCTTGACGTTGTCGAGTATCGTGAGGAACAGCGCGCCCCGCGTGGCCGCGATGCCGTCCAGCGACGTCGTCGGCGTCGGGTCGAACAGCACGTCGAAATCGCGGCTGCCGTCCAGGAAGCGGTCGAAGGGGATGGCAAGCAGGGCGCCCTGGGGCCAGGTGCGGTCCCCCACCGTCCAGTCCGAGCGCAGCTCGACGATGAACTGGTCGCGCAGTGCGAACGCGTTCGCGTCGAGCGGCTTCTCGATGGGCGTCAGGTGGCCGCTCGCTGGATCGCGCAGGAACAACTCGCTGCTGTAGAAATCGATCTGGCGCAGCACGAACTGGCGCTCGTAGCCGGGTGTCGGATCCTGCCAGGCCGAGACGGACAAGTCCTCTTCCTGCGCTGCGTAGACGAGCGTGGCGTCTTCCAGCGGCGTGCCGCGCCGCCACGCCTTGACGATGCGCGGGTAGCCGGATTCGGTCATGGAGCCGGGGCCGAAGTCGGTGGCGACGAACAGCGCGCCGGCGGCTATCCAGCCGGCGCTCGTCTTCGCTTCCGGCAAGGTGAAGCCGTCTTCGATGAACGCGAGCGTCGCCACGTCGAATTCGCGCACGACGTGGGCATCGCCGCCGCCGCGCGACAGCGAGACGAGGCAGCGCGTGCCGTGCGGTTCCAGGAACGTCACCCCGGCCCAGACCCAGTTTTCGTTTTCAAGGCGGGCGAGGGCGTCCAGGTCCAGCACCGTTTCCCAGGCGGGTTCCGGCTTGCGGTATTCATCCAGGGTCGTGCGGCGCCAGATGCCCCGCTCGTGGTCGGCGTCGCGCCAGAAGTTGTAGAAGCGGCCGGCGTGGTGGCCTGCATAGGGAATGCGGTCGCGCGAATCGAGGATCGTCTTCAGCCGCGTGCGCAGGGCCGCGTAGCCGGGAAGGGCGGTGAGTTCGCGTTCCGTTTCCGCATTGCGCTCGGCCACCCAGCCGAGCGCACGGTCGGAATCGACGTTTTCCAGCCACAGCCAGGGGTCGAGATGTCCGTTATCTGCTTCACGCATATGCATTCCTTATTGTTGAGCTCGCAATTTCGGTTCGATTCGGACATACTAACAAACATACAAAAATTTCCGCACGGAAATATGCCCAAGGCAGAAATCACGACGCGTAACACGGGAAAGACGGCCACGCTGTGGACCGGCGGGGTCGCGCTGGCCCTGCTCGTGGGCACCGGCCTGTACCTGGGCGCGGCCCGCACGGTCGACGTCGAGACGCAGGCGCGCTTCGACCACCTGGCACGCACCGGCCGCCAGCAGCTCGCCGGTGCCGTGCAGTCCTATGCGGACGTCGTGCGCGGCCTGGCCGGGCTGTTCCAGGCAAGCGGTACCGTCACGCGGCTGGAATTCCACCGCTACGTCCAGGCGCTGCGCGTGGCCGAGCACTATCCGGCGCTCGAATCGGTCAATTACGCCGCGTACGTGGAGGAGGGCGCGCGCGACGCGTTCGTCGCGGCCGTGCGCGCGGACCGCAGCCTCGATCCGGCCGGCTATCCCGATTTCGCCATCCGGCCCGGCGTGCGGCGTCCTTCCCACACCGTGCTGACCTACCTGGAGCCGTGGCTGCCGGAGAAGGCCGGGGCTGACCTGGCAGGCGGCGCGCCCGCCGTTGCGCAGGCCCTCGCACGGGCGCGCGACAGCGGCCGCATGGCGGCCTCCGGCAAGCCCATCGTGGTCGAGCACCCCGTGCGCCATCTCGGCCTGGGTCTGCGCATGCCCGTCTACCGCACGGACGGCCCCGTCCCGCCCGACGTCGAAGGCCGCCGCGCCGCGTATGCGGGCTCCGTCGGCATCGGCTTTTCCCTGCCTGCCCTCGTGCGCGGGGCCCTGCCGGGCGGCGATGCGCCCATGGCGCTGCAGCTGTACGCGGCGGCCGACAGCCGGGCGACCGGCCCGCTGCACGTGAACGATGCGGACAACCTGCTGTACGACGGCGCCGGCCCGGCGCTCGCCCACGCGGACGACCTGCTGGAAACCGTGCTGCCCGTGCGCTTCGACGACAACCTGTGGAAGGCCCGCTTCGTCGCCCGCCGCGCCGATCTCGTCGACGGTTTCGGCCGCGTATTCCCCTGGCTGGCCGGCGTGGGCGGCTTCGGCGCGACCCTTCTCGTCTATGCGCTGTTCCTCAACCTGGCCCGCTCGCGCAAGTCGGCCGTCGACCAGCGCCGGCTGCTCGACCTCGTGCTGGACAATGTCGACGCGTACGTCTACCTGAAGGACCGCGACCGCCGCTACCGCTACGTCAACGCGAAGATGGCCGCCGCCTGCGGCCTCCCCGCAAGCGACATCGTGGGCCGGCGCGACCGCGAGGTGATGCCGCCCGCGCAGGCCGACGCGCTGTGGGCGATCGACCAGCCCGTGCTGGAACTGGGCGAGAAACGCGCGGTGCAGAACACGTTCGCGGGCAGCGACGGCGTCGCGCGCGAGCTGTGGAGCGTGAAGGTGCCCGTGCGTTTCGCCGGCGATGGCGAAGTCGGGGCGGTGCTGTGCGTCTCGACCGACGTCACGGAACTGCACGCGCTGAAGGCCAGGGCCGACGCGGCCAGCCGCGCCAAGAGCGACTTCCTGTCCAACATGAGCCATGAAATCCGCACGCCGATGAACAGCATCATCGGCATGGCCTACCTGGCGGGCAAGCGCGCGGAGGAGCCGAAGCAGCGCGACTACCTGGGCAAGATCCAGCATTCGGCACAGCACCTGCTGGGCATCATCAACCACATCCTCGACTTTTCCAAGATCGAGGCCGGCAAGGTCGAGCTGGAACTGCGCGACTTCACGTTCGACGCGCTGAAGCGCAACGTCGAGAGCCAGCTGGGCGCGCAGGCGACGGCGCGCAGCCTCGAGCTCGCGTTCGACGTGGCGCCCGAGCTGAAATGGCCCGTCCGCGGCGATCCGCTGCGGCTGGAACAGGTGCTGCTGAACTTCGTCGGCAACGCCATCAAGTTTTCCGAGCACGGCACCATCCACGTCCGGGCCCGTGTCGAGCGGACCGTGGGCGCCGACGTGCTCGTGCGCTTCGATGTCGAGGACCAGGGCATCGGCATTGCGCCGGACGACCTGGCGCAGCTGTTCACGCCGTTCCACCAGGCCGACCCGTCGACGACGCGCGTCCACGGCGGCACGGGCCTGGGCCTCGTCATCAGCAAGCAGCTGGCGGAGCTGATGGGCGGCGAGGTCGGCGCGACGAGCGTGCCGGGGCAGGGCAGCACGTTCTGGTTCACGGCGCGCCTGCAGCCGCTGACGGCGCCACGCCCCGCAGCGCCGGCGCCGCAGGCCGAACCGGGAGCGCTGGCGGGCTGCACGATCCTGCTCGTCGAGGACAATGCATTCAACCAGCTGGTGGCGCGCGAGCTGCTCGAGGATGCCGGCGCGCGGGTCGTCGTCGCGGACGACGGTGCCCAGGCGCTGGACCGGCTGGCCGAAGGGCCTGTCGACTGCGTCCTGATGGACGTGCAGATGCCCGTGATGGACGGCTACGAAGCGACGCGCCGCATCCGCGCGGATGCACGGCTGGCCGGCCTGAAAGTGATCGCGATGACGGCGAACGCGGGAATCGAGGACCAGGCCCGGTGCCTGGCGGCCGGCATGGATGAATTCCTGACGAAGCCGGCGGCGCCCGAGACGCTGATCGCGACGATCGCGCGCGCACTCGGCCGCAAGGGCACGCAACAGCAGCGCCGACCGGACATGCTGGACACCCCCAGGACGGACACGCTGCTCGACCTGGGCGTGCTGTCCGACGCGTTCGGCGGCCAGCCCGAGCGCATGCGCAAATACGCCTTCCTGTTCCTGGACGCTGCCCGCGACGGCATGCACGAGATCGACCGCGCGCTGGTGGCGCAGGAACCGGCCCGGGCGGCGGCGGTGGCGCACCGGCTGAAATCGGAGGCGCGCACGGTCGGCGCACTGGGCTTCAGCGATGTGTGCGCCGATCTGGAACGCCAGGTCGAGCCGGGCGCGCTGGGCCAGGCACGCACCCTGGCGGCCCGGCTGCGCGGCCTGCTGCCGCGGCTGGAACGCCACATCCTCGCCGAACTGGGCGCGCGCCAGCAGGATCACCAGGTCTAGATACCCGCCAGCTCTACCGCCGGCCGCCCGGAAGTAGTATGCTGCGCGAGTCTCTTCGCCACGTCCCGCCATGCCATCCCCGATCCGTCCCGGCCTCCTCATCCTCCACGGCAACCAGATGGAGCTGTTGCGTGCTGCCGTCTTCGACTGGCTGCGCGACAATCCGCTCGGTCCGCTGGAAGAAGAGATCATGCTCGTCCAGTCCAACGGCGTCGCCGAGTGGCTCAAGATCGCGTTGGCGGAAGAGCTGGGCGTGTGCGCGGCCACGCGCGTGGCGCTGCCGGCGCGCTTCCAGTGGGAGGCGTACCGCGGCATGCTGGGCCCGGAACGGGTGCCGCGCCGCTCGCCGTTCGACAAGGACGCGCTCACGTGGCGCCTCATGCGCCTGCTGCCCGAGCTGCTGCAGAAGGATAAGTTCGAACCGCTGCGTCATTTTCTCTCCGACGGCGACGCCGAGCGCCGCCTGCAGCTGGCCGAGCGCCTCGCCGATCTGTACGACCAGTACCAGGTCTACCGCGCCGACTGGCTCACGGATTGGGCCGAGGACCGCGACCAGTTGCGCCGTCCGGGCGGCGATCCCATCCCGCTGGCGCCGGACCAGTGCTGGCAGGCGCAGCTCTGGCGCGAGATCCACGCGAGCCTGCCGCCGGAGCGGCGCTGGTCGGGCCGCGCGACGATCCACCAGCAATTCATGGCGGCGGTACTGGAAGACCGCGAACCCGTGCTGCGCCTGCCGCGCCGCGTGATCCTGTTCGGCATGTCGACCCTGCCGTACCAGACGATCCAGGCGATGGCGGGCCTGTCGCGCCACACGCAGGTGCTGCTGGCCGTGCCGAACCCGTGCCAGTTCTACTGGGGCGACATCATCGAAGGCCGCGAACTGCTGCGTGCCGCGTACAAGCGGCAGCAGCACCGCAACGGCAGCGACCTGTCCGAGATCCCCGTCGAGCAGCTGCATGCGCACAGCCACCCGCTGCTCGCGAGCTGGGGGCGGCAGGGCCGCGACTTCGTGCGCATGCTCGACGAATTCGACAACGGCGAGGGCGCGCAATTCGGCAACCTGCGCATCGACCTGTTTTCCGACGACGAGCCCGAGACTCTGCTGGGCCAGGTGCAGGCGGCCGTGCGCGACCTGCTGCCGCTGTCCGAGCACCCGCATACGCCGCCGCCGCTTGACGACCGGTCGATCGAATTCCACATCGCCCACAGCGCGCAGCGCGAAGTGGAGGTGCTGCACGACCAGCTGCTGTCGTGGTTCGCGCAAGAGACAGATGATCCGCTGCGTCCGCGCGACGTCGTCGTGATGGTGCCGGACATCGAAACCTTCTCGGCCGCCGTCCACGCCGTGTTCGACCAGCAGAAGCGCAGCGACCCGCGCTACATCCCGTTCGAGATCGGCGACGTGAAGGACCGCAGCGTGAACCCGCTGCTGGTCGCGCTGGAATGGCTGCTGCGCCTGCCGCAGCAGCGCTGCCGCCAGAGCGAGGTGCGCGACCTGCTCGACGTGCCCGCGCTGGCCGGCCGCTTCGGCCTGGAAGAAGCCGATTTGCCCATCCTCGGCCACTGGATCGAGGGCGCCAGCGTGCGCTGGGGCCTGGACCAGCGCCACCGCGCGGGACTCGGCCTCGGCTCGGCCGGCGAACAGAATTCCTGGCTGTTCGGCGTGCGCCGCATGCTGCTCGGCTACGCGACCGGCCACGGCGCGAGCTTCCGCGACATCGAACCGTATCCGGAAGTGGGCGGCCTCGACGCCGCGCTGGCGGGCTCGCTGGCGGAACTGGTCGAAGCGTTGCTCGCGTGGCGCGAAGACCTCGACCGCGTCCAGACGCCGATGAAGTGGGGCGATTGCGCCCGCGCGCTGCTGGCAAGGTTCTTCCGCGCGACGAACGAGGAAGACCGCCTGATGCTGCACCAGCTGGAAGAAGCGCTGCAATGCTGGCTGGAGATCTGCGAGAACGCGCTGTTCGACGAACCCGTGTCGCTCGCCGTGATGCGCGAGGCGTGGCTCGGCCAGCTGGACCAGCCGGCGCTGTCGCACCAGTTCGTGTCGGGCGGCGTCACGTTCTGCACCCTGATGCCGATGCGCGCCGTGCCGTTCCGCGTCGTCTGCCTGCTCGGCATGAACGACGGCGACTTCCCGCGCCGCGGCCACCAGTCCGACTTCGACCTGCTGGCGCTGCCGGGCCTGTCCCGCCCGGGCGACCGCTCGCGCCGCGACGACGACCGCTACCTGATGCTGGAAGCGGTACTGGCCGCGCGCGACAAGCTGTACGTGAGCTGGGTGGGCCGCAACGTACGCGACAACACGGAGCAGCCGGCGTCCGTGCTCGTGTCGCAGCTGCGCGATTACCTGGCCGCCGGCTGGGACCTCGACCTGGCCGAACGCACCACCGTGCACGCGCTGCAGCCGTTCTCGCGCCGCTACTTCGAGCGGGGCGGCCTGCTCACGTATGCGGGCGAGTGGCGGTCGGCGCACGGCGCCGACGCAGCGCACGGCGCCGAGACCGCAGGCGTCGGCGACGCGCTTGATTCCGATCCTTTGCCGCCGTTCGAACTGGATGCCGACTACCGCCTCACCCTGGGCGAAGTGGCGAGCTTCCTGCGCCAGCCCGCGCGCTTCTTCTTCCGCCGCCGCCTCGGCGTGACGTTCGCGGACCTGGAAGTCGTCGGCGAGGACGAGGAACCGTTCTCGCTCGACGCGCTCGACCGCTACTTCCTGGAAGACACGCTGCTCGACGACAGCGGCACGCCGGAAGCGCCGCACGAGGTCCGCCACGTGCTGGAGACGCGCGCGGCGCGGCTCGCGCGCGAAGGCGTGCTGCCCATCGGTCTCGTGGGCCGGCAATGGCAGCAGCAGCTCGTCGACGACCTCGTGCCGGTGCGCCGCGCGTGGCTCGCAGCCGGCGCGCGCTATCCGAAACCGGCGCCGAAACTCGTCGTCAGCGCCCTCGTGGGCGGCGTACGCATCGAGGACTGGATCGACCGCCTGCGCAGCAACGACGAGGACACCGTGTGGCTGCTGCAGATGTCGTCCAAGGTGCTGGACCGCAAGGGCGAGCCCCGTGGCGACAAACTGATCGGCCCGTGGCTGCGCCAGCTGGCCGCCGCCGCGATGGGCGAGCGCGTGGGCGGGGTGCTCGTCGCGCGCGACGCCAGCCTCGCGATGGCGCCGCTGGAGCGTGGCCAGGCGCTCGCGCAACTGGAGACGCTGGTGGCGCTGTGGCGTTCGAACCTCGACCGGCCGCTGCCCGTTGCCTGCAAGACGGCGCTGGCCCACTTCTCCGGCGGCGATGCGCGCGAGACGTATGACGGCGGCTTCGAGATCGACGGCGAAGTGACGGACCCGTGCCTCGCGCGCCTGTGGCCCGAGTTCGCGCTGCTGCGCGCGGCCGGCGGCTGGCCGCTCGTGGCGGAGGCGTTGTACGGTCCTCTCGTCGCCTGGCTGAAGGACAGCGTGACCGTGACCCGCTTCGAGGGAGGCGAGGCATGAGCCAGCTCCTCGACGCACTGAGTTTCCCGCTGCACGGCTCGCGCCTCATCGAGGCCAGCGCGGGCACCGGCAAGACGTGGACCATCGCCGCGCTGTACCTGCGCCTCGTGCTGGGCCACGGCGGCGACAGCGGGTTTACCCGTCCGCTGATGCCGCCCGAGATCCTCGTCATGACCTTCACGCGCGCCGCCACGCGTGAACTGTCGAACCGCGTACGCGAGCGTCTCGTGCAGGCGGCGGCATGCTTCCGTGGCGAGATCGAGCCGGACGATCCCTATCTGGAAGCGCTGGCCGACGCGTACGACGACGAAGCGTCCCGGCTCGTGGCTGCGCACAGGCTGGTCCTCGCGGCCGAGACGATGGACGAGGCGGCGATCTTCACCATCGACGCGTGGTGCCAGCGCATGCTGCGCGAGCACGCGTTCGACAGCGGCAGCCTGTTCGACGAAGAACTCGTCAGCGACGAGCGCGCGCTGTTCGAAGATGCGGCGCACGATTACTGGCGGCAGCACGTGTACCCGCTGTCCGGCGCGGCGCTGTCGAGCCTCCTGTCCTGCTGGAGCGACGTCGACGCGCTGAAACGCTCCGTGCGCGAGTTGGTGCAGCGCGCCGGCCGCATCGACGACCTGAGAGACCGGCCGCTGGGCGCCGTCATCGCCGACGCCGAACGCGAGCAGCGCGATGCGTTGAAGCGGCTGAAGGAAGGCTGGCATGCGCGCGCGGATGCGATGGAGTCGTGGATCGCGGCGCAGCGGAGCGTGAATCCGAAGGCCTTCAACGGCAACAAGATGCGCCCCGACTCGCTCGCCAAGGGTTTCGATGCGTTGCGCCATTGGGCTGACGATCCGCAAGCCCACTATCCGCAACTAACCGACGCCTTGTGGGGGCGACTCACCCCCGACGGCATCCTCGATGCGTTCAGCAAGGATTACAGCGCGCCGATTCCCGAGTGCTTCGAGCACACTTCGGCGCTCAAGGAAGGACTCGATGCGATTGCGCCGGTAGCCCACGCGCTGCTGCGCCACGCCGCCTGCGCCATCGCGCACCGCATGGCGGAATTGAAGCGCCGCAACCACCAGTTCGGCTTCGCCGACATGCTGGTGCGCCTGAAGGATGCGCTGGAGGGACCGAACGGCGAGGCGCTGCGCCGCCGTATCCTCGACCAGTATCCGGTGGCGATGGTCGACGAATTCCAGGACACGTCGCCCGACCAGTACCGCATCTTCGATTTGCTGTACCGCGTGGCCGACAACGACCCCGCGCGCGGCCTGTTCCTCATCGGCGACCCGAAGCAGTCGATCTACGGCTTCCGCGGCGCGGACATCCACAGCTACCTGTCGGCCCGCCGGGCCACGCACGGCCGCCACTACCAGCTGGGCACGAACTACCGCTCGACGCGCCAGCTCGTCGCCGCCGTCAACCAGCTGTTCCGCCACGCGGAAGGGAATTACGCGGCCGGCGCGTTCCGCTTCCGCAAGGGCGAGGAGAATCCGCTGCCGTTCGACGCGGTCGACGCGGCGGGACGCAAGCAGCAACTGGTGGGCGTCGAGGGCCCGTTCCAGGCGCTGGCCGTGGGCGTCGCGGAGGTCGAGGACCTGCGCGCGGACGATTACCGGGAGTTCTTCGCCCAGCACTGCGCGGAGCACATCGTCCGGCTGCTGAACGATCCACGCGCCGGCTTCGCGGACGATGTCGGCCGCTTTACCCGGTTGATGCCCGCCGATATCGCGATCCTCGTGCGCGACCGGCGCGAGGCGGCGGCCGTCCGGCGCGCGCTCGTGCAACGGAAAGTCGCGAGCGTGTACCTGTCCGACCAGGATTCCGTGGTGGAGAGCGACGAGGCGCGCGACGTGCTGCGCTGGCTGCAGGCGGTGGCGAACCCGCTCGACGTCACGCTTGCGCGTGCCGCGTTCGCGACGGCGACGTGCGCGCTGCCGCTGGCGGAACTGGCGCAGCTCGCGAGCGACGAACTGGCGTGGGAAGTCCGCGTCGAGCAACTGAAATCGCTGCACCAGTCGTGGCAGCGGCAGGGCGTGCTCGCGATGCTGCGCCGCTTCATCCACGAACTGGGCCTGCCCGCCAAGCTGCTGGCGGCGCCGGGCGGCGAGCGGCGCCTGACGAATCTGCTGCACCTCGCGGAACTGCTGCAGGAAGCGAGCCGCGAGCTGGACGGCGAACAGGCGCTGATCCGCTGGTTCGCCGAACAGGCCGAAGGCATGGGAGACGGCGGCGACGAACGCGTGCTGCGGCTGGAGTCGGATGCGGAGCTCGTCAAGGTCGTCACGGTGCACAAGTCGAAAGGCCTGGAATATCCGCTCGTGTACCTGCCGTTCGCCGTCACCGCGCGCAAGACGGACCGTCGCAACCGCGCATTCTTCGAATACGTGGAAGAGGATGGCGAGCGCCGTATCGACCTGGCGCTGTCCGACGCGGCCATGGAGGCCGTCGACCGTGCGCGCCTGGAAGAGGACCTGCGCCTGCTGTATGTGGCATTGACGCGGGCGCGCCATTTCCTGTGGCTCGGTGTCGCGGCCGTCGCGGCGCGCAAGAAGGGCGAGAACCAGCTGCACGAATCGGCACTGGGCTACCTGTTGACGGGCGGCACGCCCGTGCCCGCGGCTGCCGTGCGCGAGCGCTGGGAACACCTGCGGGGCGATGTCGACGGTATCGAATTGCATGCGCTGGCCAGCCCGGACGGCTGCACGCTGTTGCGCCGGCAGGACGTGCGGCCGGAACTCGTGGAGCCGCCCCGCTTCGAGGCGCGCTTCGAGCGCAACTGGGCCGTGGGTTCGTTCACGTCGCTCACAAAAAACACGGTGGCCGTCGCGCCGCCCACGCGGCCGCAGGAAGAAAACCTGCTGGAAGAGGAAGACCCGGGCATCGTGCCTGTCACGCACAGCGAGGACGCGCCGTGGCACCGCTTCCCGCGCGGCGCCGGTCCCGGGAACTTCCTGCACGAGCAACTGGAATGGATGGCGCAGGAGGGCTTCGGCCAGGTCGACGACGAACAATTCCGCTTGCGTCTGGCACAGCGTATCCAGCGTGCCGGCTGGGGCAACCGTCTCGACGACGCGCTGGCCTGGCTGCGTATGATCGCCGTCACGCCGCTGCCTCCGGTCGGCTGCGCGCTGGCGGACATCGACGCGCCGCT includes:
- a CDS encoding prolyl oligopeptidase family serine peptidase, encoding MREADNGHLDPWLWLENVDSDRALGWVAERNAETERELTALPGYAALRTRLKTILDSRDRIPYAGHHAGRFYNFWRDADHERGIWRRTTLDEYRKPEPAWETVLDLDALARLENENWVWAGVTFLEPHGTRCLVSLSRGGGDAHVVREFDVATLAFIEDGFTLPEAKTSAGWIAAGALFVATDFGPGSMTESGYPRIVKAWRRGTPLEDATLVYAAQEEDLSVSAWQDPTPGYERQFVLRQIDFYSSELFLRDPASGHLTPIEKPLDANAFALRDQFIVELRSDWTVGDRTWPQGALLAIPFDRFLDGSRDFDVLFDPTPTTSLDGIAATRGALFLTILDNVKNRIVEWRQVDGRWQRRDVEAPGMGALHVSAVDEYDSDQVFLTVTDFLTPSSLYLMEAGSDGRELLKSMPAFFDAAPYAVSQFTAQSPDGTHVPYFVVMRKDAPLDGTHPTLLYGYGGFEVSLTPFYSGTTGEAWLAQGGVYVLANIRGGGEFGPRWHQAALKENRQKAFDDFLAVAEDVIRRGITTPPHLGIMGGSNGGLLVGAALTQRPDLFGAVACQVPLLDMRRYHELLAGASWIGEYGDPDDPDEWDYIARYSPYQNVSPDKRYPRVLFTTSTRDDRVHPGHARKMAARMREQGHDVLYWENTEGGHAGAANNEQTATMWALTYAFLLRKLK
- a CDS encoding CHASE domain-containing protein, with translation MPKAEITTRNTGKTATLWTGGVALALLVGTGLYLGAARTVDVETQARFDHLARTGRQQLAGAVQSYADVVRGLAGLFQASGTVTRLEFHRYVQALRVAEHYPALESVNYAAYVEEGARDAFVAAVRADRSLDPAGYPDFAIRPGVRRPSHTVLTYLEPWLPEKAGADLAGGAPAVAQALARARDSGRMAASGKPIVVEHPVRHLGLGLRMPVYRTDGPVPPDVEGRRAAYAGSVGIGFSLPALVRGALPGGDAPMALQLYAAADSRATGPLHVNDADNLLYDGAGPALAHADDLLETVLPVRFDDNLWKARFVARRADLVDGFGRVFPWLAGVGGFGATLLVYALFLNLARSRKSAVDQRRLLDLVLDNVDAYVYLKDRDRRYRYVNAKMAAACGLPASDIVGRRDREVMPPAQADALWAIDQPVLELGEKRAVQNTFAGSDGVARELWSVKVPVRFAGDGEVGAVLCVSTDVTELHALKARADAASRAKSDFLSNMSHEIRTPMNSIIGMAYLAGKRAEEPKQRDYLGKIQHSAQHLLGIINHILDFSKIEAGKVELELRDFTFDALKRNVESQLGAQATARSLELAFDVAPELKWPVRGDPLRLEQVLLNFVGNAIKFSEHGTIHVRARVERTVGADVLVRFDVEDQGIGIAPDDLAQLFTPFHQADPSTTRVHGGTGLGLVISKQLAELMGGEVGATSVPGQGSTFWFTARLQPLTAPRPAAPAPQAEPGALAGCTILLVEDNAFNQLVARELLEDAGARVVVADDGAQALDRLAEGPVDCVLMDVQMPVMDGYEATRRIRADARLAGLKVIAMTANAGIEDQARCLAAGMDEFLTKPAAPETLIATIARALGRKGTQQQRRPDMLDTPRTDTLLDLGVLSDAFGGQPERMRKYAFLFLDAARDGMHEIDRALVAQEPARAAAVAHRLKSEARTVGALGFSDVCADLERQVEPGALGQARTLAARLRGLLPRLERHILAELGARQQDHQV
- the recC gene encoding exodeoxyribonuclease V subunit gamma, with the translated sequence MPSPIRPGLLILHGNQMELLRAAVFDWLRDNPLGPLEEEIMLVQSNGVAEWLKIALAEELGVCAATRVALPARFQWEAYRGMLGPERVPRRSPFDKDALTWRLMRLLPELLQKDKFEPLRHFLSDGDAERRLQLAERLADLYDQYQVYRADWLTDWAEDRDQLRRPGGDPIPLAPDQCWQAQLWREIHASLPPERRWSGRATIHQQFMAAVLEDREPVLRLPRRVILFGMSTLPYQTIQAMAGLSRHTQVLLAVPNPCQFYWGDIIEGRELLRAAYKRQQHRNGSDLSEIPVEQLHAHSHPLLASWGRQGRDFVRMLDEFDNGEGAQFGNLRIDLFSDDEPETLLGQVQAAVRDLLPLSEHPHTPPPLDDRSIEFHIAHSAQREVEVLHDQLLSWFAQETDDPLRPRDVVVMVPDIETFSAAVHAVFDQQKRSDPRYIPFEIGDVKDRSVNPLLVALEWLLRLPQQRCRQSEVRDLLDVPALAGRFGLEEADLPILGHWIEGASVRWGLDQRHRAGLGLGSAGEQNSWLFGVRRMLLGYATGHGASFRDIEPYPEVGGLDAALAGSLAELVEALLAWREDLDRVQTPMKWGDCARALLARFFRATNEEDRLMLHQLEEALQCWLEICENALFDEPVSLAVMREAWLGQLDQPALSHQFVSGGVTFCTLMPMRAVPFRVVCLLGMNDGDFPRRGHQSDFDLLALPGLSRPGDRSRRDDDRYLMLEAVLAARDKLYVSWVGRNVRDNTEQPASVLVSQLRDYLAAGWDLDLAERTTVHALQPFSRRYFERGGLLTYAGEWRSAHGADAAHGAETAGVGDALDSDPLPPFELDADYRLTLGEVASFLRQPARFFFRRRLGVTFADLEVVGEDEEPFSLDALDRYFLEDTLLDDSGTPEAPHEVRHVLETRAARLAREGVLPIGLVGRQWQQQLVDDLVPVRRAWLAAGARYPKPAPKLVVSALVGGVRIEDWIDRLRSNDEDTVWLLQMSSKVLDRKGEPRGDKLIGPWLRQLAAAAMGERVGGVLVARDASLAMAPLERGQALAQLETLVALWRSNLDRPLPVACKTALAHFSGGDARETYDGGFEIDGEVTDPCLARLWPEFALLRAAGGWPLVAEALYGPLVAWLKDSVTVTRFEGGEA
- the recB gene encoding exodeoxyribonuclease V subunit beta, which encodes MSQLLDALSFPLHGSRLIEASAGTGKTWTIAALYLRLVLGHGGDSGFTRPLMPPEILVMTFTRAATRELSNRVRERLVQAAACFRGEIEPDDPYLEALADAYDDEASRLVAAHRLVLAAETMDEAAIFTIDAWCQRMLREHAFDSGSLFDEELVSDERALFEDAAHDYWRQHVYPLSGAALSSLLSCWSDVDALKRSVRELVQRAGRIDDLRDRPLGAVIADAEREQRDALKRLKEGWHARADAMESWIAAQRSVNPKAFNGNKMRPDSLAKGFDALRHWADDPQAHYPQLTDALWGRLTPDGILDAFSKDYSAPIPECFEHTSALKEGLDAIAPVAHALLRHAACAIAHRMAELKRRNHQFGFADMLVRLKDALEGPNGEALRRRILDQYPVAMVDEFQDTSPDQYRIFDLLYRVADNDPARGLFLIGDPKQSIYGFRGADIHSYLSARRATHGRHYQLGTNYRSTRQLVAAVNQLFRHAEGNYAAGAFRFRKGEENPLPFDAVDAAGRKQQLVGVEGPFQALAVGVAEVEDLRADDYREFFAQHCAEHIVRLLNDPRAGFADDVGRFTRLMPADIAILVRDRREAAAVRRALVQRKVASVYLSDQDSVVESDEARDVLRWLQAVANPLDVTLARAAFATATCALPLAELAQLASDELAWEVRVEQLKSLHQSWQRQGVLAMLRRFIHELGLPAKLLAAPGGERRLTNLLHLAELLQEASRELDGEQALIRWFAEQAEGMGDGGDERVLRLESDAELVKVVTVHKSKGLEYPLVYLPFAVTARKTDRRNRAFFEYVEEDGERRIDLALSDAAMEAVDRARLEEDLRLLYVALTRARHFLWLGVAAVAARKKGENQLHESALGYLLTGGTPVPAAAVRERWEHLRGDVDGIELHALASPDGCTLLRRQDVRPELVEPPRFEARFERNWAVGSFTSLTKNTVAVAPPTRPQEENLLEEEDPGIVPVTHSEDAPWHRFPRGAGPGNFLHEQLEWMAQEGFGQVDDEQFRLRLAQRIQRAGWGNRLDDALAWLRMIAVTPLPPVGCALADIDAPLAEMEFWFPSRQLDVAALDRLCRQRMLGNTPRPILPERQLHGMLKGFTDLVFECHGRYWVLDYKSNALGPGDTAYTQAAMAAGMAEHRYDIQGAIYMLAVHRLLRARLGADYSPQEHLGGAVFLFLRGIGNPATHGCYLIEPDVELLDGLDRLLGREPHEA